The Erwinia sp. SLM-02 genome includes the window CTGACTTTCCCTGAGGCGATAAATCAAAATAAAGTGAGAATGGATAACCAGTTCCCTCGTCCCTTCCACGCGTCCGATACGTGCTTTAAGTGGATGGGCGGCTAAACTTGCCGCCTTATTCCCGATCTGCTTATCCAGTTCTATCGCGGCAGAGAGATTTTCTTCCGCGATATATTCGCGAATTCTCTGTCTGTCCTGACTGGCCAACCGCGTCCATGTGATTTCC containing:
- a CDS encoding type II toxin-antitoxin system RelE/ParE family toxin; translation: MEITWTRLASQDRQRIREYIAEENLSAAIELDKQIGNKAASLAAHPLKARIGRVEGTRELVIHSHFILIYRLRESQKKIEILRVLHTAQQWP